The proteins below are encoded in one region of Streptomyces roseirectus:
- a CDS encoding carbohydrate ABC transporter permease — translation MTAVSPVPSREQRTRGTAPSPVIRSLLRGLPTVPAVVLLAVFLAGPIAYCVYYAFTDMQLTGASGTSFVGVDNFTRAFQDADFLNAVKLTLVFVVGSAVVGQNTLGLALAILMQKASKPVRSLISGVVIAAWVLPEVVAGYLMYAFFFDQGSLNSLLDAVGLPTQNWLYTMPILAVCLANVWRGTAFSLMVFSAAINDVPAELTEAAEMDGANAWQRLWRVTLPVIRPTILTNLMLITLQTLSVFGLIYTMTRGGPGNKSETLPIFMYQQAFQNSLIGYGTAIALVLLVVGALFSVVYIRLLKLEDD, via the coding sequence GTGACCGCCGTCTCCCCGGTGCCGTCCCGCGAGCAGCGCACTCGCGGGACGGCGCCCTCGCCGGTCATCCGTTCCCTGCTGCGCGGGCTGCCGACCGTCCCGGCGGTCGTCCTGCTCGCGGTGTTCCTCGCCGGGCCGATCGCGTACTGCGTGTACTACGCGTTCACGGACATGCAGCTCACCGGCGCGTCCGGCACGAGCTTCGTCGGCGTCGACAACTTCACGCGCGCGTTCCAGGACGCCGACTTCCTGAACGCGGTGAAGCTGACGCTGGTGTTCGTCGTCGGCTCGGCGGTCGTCGGGCAGAACACGCTGGGGCTCGCGCTCGCGATCCTGATGCAGAAGGCCAGCAAGCCGGTGCGCTCGCTGATCAGCGGCGTCGTCATCGCGGCCTGGGTGCTGCCCGAGGTCGTCGCCGGTTACCTGATGTACGCGTTCTTCTTCGACCAGGGCTCGCTGAACTCGCTGCTCGACGCCGTCGGCCTGCCCACCCAGAACTGGCTCTACACGATGCCGATCCTCGCGGTGTGCCTGGCCAACGTGTGGCGCGGGACGGCGTTCTCGCTGATGGTGTTCAGCGCCGCCATCAACGACGTGCCCGCCGAACTCACCGAGGCCGCCGAGATGGACGGCGCGAACGCCTGGCAGCGGCTGTGGCGGGTGACGCTCCCGGTCATCAGGCCGACCATCCTGACGAACCTGATGCTGATCACCCTCCAGACCCTGTCGGTGTTCGGCCTCATCTACACGATGACGCGCGGCGGGCCCGGCAACAAGAGCGAGACCCTGCCGATCTTCATGTACCAACAGGCGTTCCAGAACAGCCTGATCGGCTACGGCACGGCGATCGCGCTGGTGCTGCTGGTGGTCGGCGCCCTGTTCTCCGTCGTCTACATCCGCCTGCTCAAGTTGGAGGACGACTGA
- a CDS encoding carbohydrate ABC transporter permease, giving the protein MTAALTTPPVTKVPAAPAAPRKRRLRLGTSTVNLVLVAVSVVYVLPLLWMALASVSDLNTFKLKLPDSLTLDNFDAVLNVDTTFRPMLNSLLLCGFGTAITVVASILCAYPLSRYRSRVRRPFLYTILFSTGLPITAVMIPVYSMFVQVDLIDSMPGTTLFLAASSLPFGIWLMKNFMDGVPVVLEEAARIDGANTMQVLWRVVLPLMRPGVVVVTIFTFIGMWGNFFVPFILLLSPEKLPASVSVFTFLSAHDQTQYGQLSAFSIIYSLPVVMLYLLLARKLGGGFALGGALKG; this is encoded by the coding sequence ATGACCGCCGCCCTCACCACCCCGCCCGTCACCAAGGTCCCCGCGGCACCGGCCGCGCCCCGCAAACGCCGCCTGCGGCTGGGCACGTCGACGGTGAACCTCGTCCTCGTCGCGGTGTCGGTCGTGTACGTCCTGCCGCTGCTGTGGATGGCCCTCGCCTCCGTCAGCGACCTCAACACGTTCAAGCTGAAGCTGCCCGACTCGCTCACGCTGGACAACTTCGACGCGGTCCTGAACGTCGACACGACCTTCCGGCCGATGCTCAACAGCCTGCTGCTGTGCGGTTTCGGCACGGCGATCACGGTCGTGGCGTCCATCCTGTGCGCGTATCCGCTCTCGCGGTACCGGTCGCGGGTGCGACGGCCGTTCCTCTACACGATCCTGTTCTCGACGGGGCTGCCCATCACCGCCGTGATGATCCCCGTCTACAGCATGTTCGTGCAGGTGGACCTCATCGACTCGATGCCGGGCACGACGCTGTTCCTGGCGGCGTCGTCGCTGCCGTTCGGGATCTGGCTGATGAAGAACTTCATGGACGGCGTGCCGGTCGTCCTGGAGGAGGCCGCCCGGATCGACGGGGCGAACACGATGCAGGTGCTGTGGCGGGTGGTGCTGCCGCTGATGCGCCCCGGGGTCGTCGTGGTCACCATCTTCACGTTCATCGGCATGTGGGGGAACTTCTTCGTCCCCTTCATCCTGCTGCTCTCGCCGGAGAAACTGCCCGCGTCCGTCAGCGTGTTCACCTTCCTCAGCGCCCATGACCAGACGCAGTACGGGCAGTTGTCGGCGTTCTCGATCATCTACTCGCTGCCCGTCGTGATGCTGTACCTGCTGCTGGCCCGCAAGCTGGGCGGCGGTTTCGCGCTCGGCGGCGCGCTCAAGGGCTGA